A region from the Desulfoglaeba alkanexedens ALDC genome encodes:
- a CDS encoding TolC family protein, with protein sequence MKKSTHIMLLFLAAIGLMALHGCASVRPPAHLPHSYSGAIAEASPEIEGKRPHSSDEALRKLEKDGNINLSLSDCLKIALQHNYDIRLTREALTQADTRITQARSAMLPFLGAEASYTRLDEELSITMGPQSLTFMDRDQYKAGFVIRQPIFTGGRLNAARKASQYSRDAQAQGNRALEDEVVFQVTRAYRTAQLAEAFQDVAVEAVELLKAHEHDVAILVEKGANPEIDLLRTRTELANARKELNGADNAVDLAYSALKNLLIIPLEKSVHLTETLVRLPGPEADLSSLTELALSQRPELSAIDFQAAAAKQALKAARGEYLPVIALEGRYEYMEGDVRDLEGGDHWTVGIGAELPLWNWGKTAAKVREARSQLDQVKIQRDKTADLIRLEVRQAFLDLGKAEKNIDAAESALNTAKEAYRQAKAGYRAGEGTNTDVLDARTALSRAEANHTQALFDHNVALAALHRAVGKMVAEQSGIKEPVE encoded by the coding sequence TTGAAGAAGAGCACCCACATTATGCTTCTGTTTCTTGCGGCAATCGGATTGATGGCGCTACACGGCTGTGCTTCTGTGCGCCCTCCTGCACATCTACCGCACAGCTATTCCGGCGCAATTGCCGAGGCATCACCGGAAATAGAAGGCAAGCGTCCCCATTCTTCCGATGAAGCGCTTCGCAAGCTCGAAAAGGATGGGAACATAAACCTGTCGTTAAGCGATTGCCTGAAAATAGCGCTGCAACACAATTACGATATCCGCCTTACCCGGGAAGCCCTGACTCAAGCCGACACAAGGATAACTCAGGCCAGATCGGCTATGCTCCCATTTTTGGGGGCGGAGGCTTCCTATACACGCCTGGACGAGGAGTTAAGTATTACAATGGGGCCGCAATCATTGACCTTCATGGATCGTGATCAATATAAAGCAGGGTTCGTCATCCGGCAGCCCATTTTCACGGGAGGGCGATTAAATGCGGCGCGCAAGGCATCCCAGTATTCACGAGACGCTCAAGCTCAAGGGAACAGGGCGCTCGAAGACGAAGTCGTTTTCCAGGTTACCCGCGCCTATCGGACCGCACAGTTGGCCGAAGCGTTTCAAGATGTTGCCGTGGAGGCCGTCGAGTTGCTCAAGGCGCATGAACATGACGTGGCAATCCTGGTGGAGAAAGGGGCGAATCCGGAAATCGACCTGCTTCGCACCCGAACGGAACTTGCCAATGCCCGCAAGGAGCTCAATGGCGCTGACAACGCAGTCGACCTGGCATATTCTGCACTCAAGAATTTGCTCATTATCCCCCTTGAAAAATCAGTCCATTTGACGGAAACCCTGGTGCGGTTGCCCGGGCCGGAAGCGGATCTTTCCTCGCTGACCGAGTTGGCCCTTTCACAACGTCCCGAACTTTCCGCAATAGATTTCCAGGCGGCGGCCGCTAAACAAGCGCTCAAGGCAGCCAGGGGAGAATACCTGCCTGTCATTGCCCTGGAAGGGCGCTACGAATATATGGAAGGCGATGTTCGTGACCTGGAAGGCGGCGACCACTGGACGGTGGGAATAGGGGCAGAGCTTCCCCTCTGGAATTGGGGGAAAACCGCTGCCAAGGTCAGGGAAGCGAGATCACAACTGGATCAAGTGAAAATCCAGCGAGATAAAACAGCGGACCTCATTCGTCTTGAGGTACGCCAGGCTTTCCTGGACCTTGGGAAAGCAGAAAAGAATATCGATGCGGCTGAGAGTGCGCTGAACACGGCCAAGGAGGCTTACCGCCAGGCAAAAGCCGGATACCGGGCAGGAGAAGGCACAAACACCGATGTGTTGGACGCCCGTACGGCCTTAAGTAGAGCCGAAGCGAATCATACACAGGCTCTTTTTGATCATAACGTCGCCCTTGCAGCCCTTCATCGCGCAGTGGGCAAGATGGTTGCAGAACAATCCGGTATCAAGGAGCCTGTCGAATGA
- a CDS encoding efflux RND transporter periplasmic adaptor subunit, with translation MKRSKAYVLIAVVAIVLALLVVQVLRKQWQKDEELNGTAKASRVTVASVVQKEFADVISAVGTLKARETSPLSPKVAGTVSRVLVDIGERVKAGEVVIRLDRTNYDLGVKQAQAALAAAQASVPQADAKFEHAEKEFRRASELLEEKVIPQSRFDAAEAAFKSAREAVSYAKAQRDRAKAALETALEHLKDTEIRSPISGAVVERTVEIGQAVEPGVQLLRIVDQSYVKADIDLPEGDIGRVAIGATAMIMVDAYPGKEFPGKVVSINPMVDRQTRTFRVRIQVPNQQGKLMDGMFARVRLSVSKHRALAVPRDALSRLPGSGTYYVFVVEGNKAVKRAVEIGAVNDQWAEVMKGLVEGDKVVASQTGRLRSGMDVTVQDVWNKNETDRSGETTLQEDRR, from the coding sequence ATGAAACGGAGCAAGGCATATGTCTTGATCGCTGTTGTCGCTATCGTTCTTGCGCTCTTGGTTGTCCAGGTTTTAAGGAAGCAATGGCAAAAAGACGAGGAACTGAACGGGACTGCCAAAGCGTCGCGTGTCACAGTTGCATCTGTTGTCCAGAAGGAATTCGCTGATGTAATCAGCGCGGTCGGTACCCTGAAAGCCCGAGAAACGAGTCCGCTAAGCCCGAAGGTGGCAGGGACGGTGAGCCGGGTTCTGGTTGATATCGGTGAGCGCGTCAAGGCCGGCGAGGTCGTTATAAGACTGGACAGGACAAACTATGATCTCGGCGTCAAACAGGCGCAGGCGGCGCTTGCAGCTGCCCAAGCATCCGTTCCGCAGGCTGATGCCAAGTTTGAACATGCCGAGAAGGAATTCCGTCGGGCAAGCGAACTGCTGGAAGAAAAGGTGATTCCGCAAAGTCGCTTTGACGCGGCGGAAGCGGCCTTTAAGAGCGCCAGGGAAGCGGTGTCCTATGCCAAAGCCCAGAGGGACCGGGCAAAGGCCGCCTTGGAGACAGCGCTGGAACATCTCAAAGATACGGAAATCCGATCCCCCATCAGTGGCGCGGTTGTTGAAAGAACCGTGGAAATTGGTCAGGCCGTTGAACCCGGAGTCCAACTCCTCAGAATCGTGGATCAATCCTATGTGAAGGCGGATATCGATTTACCCGAGGGAGATATCGGGCGCGTTGCCATTGGGGCCACTGCCATGATCATGGTCGATGCCTATCCGGGGAAAGAGTTCCCCGGGAAGGTGGTTTCTATCAATCCAATGGTAGATCGTCAAACGCGAACCTTTAGGGTGAGGATTCAAGTGCCCAACCAGCAGGGCAAACTGATGGACGGCATGTTCGCCAGGGTAAGGTTGTCCGTAAGCAAACACCGCGCGCTTGCCGTACCCCGTGACGCATTGTCACGTCTGCCCGGCAGCGGCACGTACTACGTTTTTGTTGTGGAAGGAAATAAAGCCGTTAAGCGGGCGGTCGAGATTGGAGCCGTGAATGACCAGTGGGCCGAAGTGATGAAGGGATTGGTTGAGGGTGACAAGGTCGTTGCCAGCCAAACGGGGCGTTTGCGGTCGGGTATGGATGTAACCGTTCAGGATGTTTGGAACAAGAATGAGACGGACAGGTCCGGAGAAACAACTCTTCAAGAAGATCGGCGGTGA
- a CDS encoding patatin-like phospholipase family protein encodes MSNNDSDFPKNIGLALGSGSARGWAHIGVIRALADAGIEVKCIAGTSIGSLVGAAYALNKLDVLEDFARQLDWKQIVSFLDLTFPRSGLIEGKKITDFVRGHVREIDIEELPIRYCAVATDLTTGSEVVLNEGDLIDAIRASISVPGIFTAVQKNGSFLIDGGLVNPVPVSAVRNMGADYVIAVDLNADIAHKRIANGFATANPLLEKEVDQSSPPKWRIMQELTNRSNEFSSRTLSRIRQWVQRDPVPSIFDVLTTSINIMEAQITATRLTTDPPDLLIQPKLGHIRFLEYHRAQEAIEEGYREATAQLMEKWKGAAAINLQQDPVSGRTKNGI; translated from the coding sequence ATGTCAAACAATGACTCGGACTTTCCAAAAAATATCGGCCTGGCGCTGGGCAGCGGCTCTGCGCGAGGGTGGGCACATATCGGTGTGATACGGGCATTGGCTGACGCAGGCATAGAAGTCAAGTGTATAGCCGGAACCAGCATTGGTTCATTGGTAGGGGCCGCTTATGCCCTGAACAAATTGGATGTACTGGAAGATTTTGCCCGGCAACTCGACTGGAAACAAATCGTTTCCTTCCTGGATTTAACTTTCCCGAGGTCCGGACTCATTGAGGGGAAAAAGATCACCGATTTTGTTCGTGGCCATGTTCGAGAAATAGACATTGAAGAATTACCCATCCGCTATTGCGCGGTTGCCACCGATTTAACCACGGGCAGTGAGGTCGTGCTGAACGAAGGCGATCTTATTGACGCCATCCGCGCCAGTATTTCGGTTCCAGGAATCTTCACGGCGGTACAGAAAAACGGCAGTTTCCTGATCGACGGCGGCCTAGTCAATCCCGTTCCGGTAAGCGCGGTCAGGAATATGGGCGCGGATTACGTGATCGCCGTCGATTTGAACGCGGACATCGCCCATAAGAGGATCGCAAATGGCTTCGCTACAGCTAATCCATTATTGGAGAAGGAGGTTGATCAGTCTTCTCCTCCAAAATGGAGAATCATGCAGGAACTGACCAACAGATCCAATGAATTTAGTTCGCGAACATTATCGCGAATACGCCAGTGGGTGCAAAGGGACCCTGTGCCGAGCATCTTTGATGTGTTGACAACCTCAATCAACATCATGGAAGCACAGATCACAGCGACCAGACTGACAACAGATCCGCCCGACCTGCTGATTCAGCCTAAGTTGGGACATATCCGGTTTCTGGAATATCATCGGGCGCAGGAGGCCATTGAGGAGGGATACCGGGAAGCTACGGCGCAGCTTATGGAAAAATGGAAGGGCGCTGCCGCAATCAACTTGCAACAAGATCCCGTATCGGGGAGGACGAAAAATGGGATTTAA
- a CDS encoding efflux RND transporter permease subunit, which translates to MKLPEIAVRRPVTTVMFFAAITLLGCVAFFKLNLDMLPDIEPPAVSVITPYPGASAADVESEVTKYLEDQLSTTPDLDRLESKSKDNIAIVNCVFNWGTDLDVAVNDIREKIDLAKPDIADGAEEPFIFKFSSSMVPVLVMTVTAEESSPDLYRIVDKQIADPLKSVPGVGAIVYVGGQERQINVHFDREALEAYHLSVQQIRHVLAAENLNLPAGTAKIGRNELQIRVAGRYRDAAEIANTVIGSDGDALVRLRDVATVTDAFEEPEEWARSGKLPAIALLIQKQSGANTVTVIETIKERLKTLKEEVPADIEIHTILDNSDHIYAMINSLAEAAIVGGLLVIVVCFLFLRRFRTSLVVMLAIPFSIVAAFIALFAMGYTINVISLMSLAIAAGMVVDNAIVVLENIVRHVDDGKSPKPAAVEATSEVGMAVAASTLTSVAVFAPLLLVKGIAGILFGQLAFMILITIVASLFISLTLTPMAASRLLRSRDERKPNPVFVWSERLLNKIETDYSHVLGWGLGHRKIVLSLIIIVFTGSLALIPLIGTEFFPEVDSGEVEVVLEMPEGTRGEVTARTTKEMLEAVNSIPEMQASYALAGQTKKGFLTALGFEEGTNIGRIGGRLTDKGERIRSAKEIASELREQVMKLPGVEKFSASAVSAIQKAFLGGGRPISIEILGHDIEVTNEVADKIKRIVEATPGAVDVSVSRKRPRPEVQVRLDRDKAASLGVNVAFVADALRTHYYGFDDTKFREAGDDFDIELRLKKDQRETIREIGETPITTLTGQTIKLRNVASVSEGFGPVEIERKNRVRVTKVQAGVQGKVLGDVVRDIREQMASLDLPPGVSIEWGGEVEEQRKAFRDLTLLLILGIALVYMVMAGEFEDFVDPFIIMFSVPFAFVGVIWAFAVTATPLNLMSFIGAIMLMGIVVNNAIVLVDYTKQLRARGMSLTEAVVTGGKTRLRPVLMTSLTTIFGMVPLALSRGEGSEVWNALGITVIGGLLVSGLVTLILVPLVYSLVHQRKAK; encoded by the coding sequence ATGAAACTTCCCGAAATAGCTGTCCGCCGGCCGGTCACGACCGTTATGTTTTTTGCTGCCATCACATTGCTGGGTTGCGTCGCCTTTTTCAAACTCAACCTGGATATGTTGCCTGATATTGAACCACCGGCCGTGAGTGTAATTACACCCTATCCGGGAGCTTCCGCCGCGGATGTCGAGTCGGAGGTGACCAAGTACCTGGAAGACCAGCTTTCCACCACACCTGATCTCGATCGGCTGGAGTCAAAATCAAAGGACAACATCGCCATCGTCAATTGCGTATTCAACTGGGGCACTGACCTGGATGTGGCGGTTAACGATATCCGGGAGAAGATCGATCTTGCCAAGCCGGACATTGCCGACGGAGCAGAAGAACCCTTTATCTTCAAGTTCAGCAGTTCCATGGTGCCGGTGCTGGTCATGACGGTGACGGCGGAAGAAAGCTCGCCGGACCTCTATAGAATTGTGGACAAGCAAATCGCCGACCCTTTGAAGAGCGTACCGGGTGTGGGCGCCATTGTCTATGTCGGCGGCCAAGAACGACAGATCAATGTCCATTTTGATCGTGAGGCACTCGAAGCATACCACCTATCCGTCCAGCAGATCAGGCACGTTCTGGCCGCCGAAAACCTGAACCTTCCGGCCGGCACCGCTAAAATCGGGAGGAACGAACTACAGATCCGGGTGGCAGGGCGCTACCGGGATGCGGCTGAAATCGCCAATACGGTGATAGGCAGCGACGGCGATGCGCTTGTGCGACTCAGGGATGTGGCCACTGTCACCGATGCCTTTGAGGAGCCCGAGGAGTGGGCACGGTCGGGCAAGCTTCCCGCGATTGCTTTACTGATCCAGAAGCAGTCCGGCGCCAATACCGTTACTGTCATCGAAACCATCAAAGAACGTCTGAAGACCCTGAAGGAAGAGGTGCCGGCGGACATCGAGATCCACACGATTCTGGACAACTCGGATCATATCTATGCGATGATCAATAGCCTGGCTGAAGCCGCTATCGTCGGCGGCCTCCTGGTTATTGTCGTCTGTTTCCTGTTTCTCCGGCGGTTTCGTACCAGCCTGGTCGTCATGCTGGCAATTCCGTTCTCCATCGTTGCAGCCTTTATCGCCCTTTTTGCCATGGGATACACCATCAATGTCATTTCCCTGATGAGTCTTGCCATTGCCGCGGGAATGGTCGTGGACAATGCCATCGTCGTGCTTGAAAACATCGTACGGCATGTGGACGACGGCAAGTCTCCGAAGCCGGCCGCGGTTGAGGCCACATCGGAAGTGGGCATGGCGGTGGCCGCCTCAACGTTGACCAGTGTGGCCGTCTTTGCGCCTCTTCTCTTAGTGAAAGGGATCGCCGGCATCCTCTTTGGTCAGTTGGCGTTCATGATCCTGATCACGATTGTGGCCTCGCTCTTCATTTCACTGACCTTGACCCCCATGGCTGCTTCCCGTTTGCTCCGTTCACGGGATGAAAGAAAGCCAAATCCGGTATTTGTCTGGAGCGAGCGTTTGCTGAATAAAATCGAGACCGATTATTCCCATGTCCTGGGGTGGGGGCTGGGCCACCGTAAAATAGTGCTTTCACTGATAATCATTGTCTTCACCGGCAGCCTGGCGCTTATTCCATTGATCGGCACAGAATTTTTCCCGGAAGTGGATTCGGGAGAAGTGGAAGTTGTCCTGGAAATGCCGGAGGGCACTCGCGGAGAGGTTACAGCCCGGACAACGAAGGAGATGCTTGAAGCGGTCAACAGCATCCCGGAGATGCAAGCGTCCTATGCCTTGGCGGGTCAGACCAAAAAAGGGTTTTTGACGGCCCTCGGGTTTGAAGAGGGGACAAACATCGGTCGCATCGGGGGCCGCCTGACAGATAAGGGAGAGCGAATTCGCAGCGCCAAGGAGATCGCCTCGGAGCTTCGTGAGCAGGTCATGAAACTGCCGGGTGTTGAAAAGTTTTCGGCCAGCGCTGTCAGTGCCATCCAAAAGGCCTTTTTGGGAGGAGGGCGCCCCATAAGCATCGAGATTTTAGGCCATGACATCGAAGTGACAAATGAAGTTGCCGATAAAATCAAGCGCATCGTGGAAGCGACACCAGGCGCGGTGGATGTCTCTGTCAGCAGAAAGAGACCACGGCCGGAAGTGCAGGTTCGTCTTGACCGGGACAAGGCGGCATCTTTAGGGGTGAATGTGGCGTTTGTCGCCGACGCATTGAGAACCCATTATTATGGATTCGATGATACCAAGTTCCGGGAGGCCGGGGATGACTTCGACATTGAACTGCGGCTAAAAAAGGATCAGCGGGAAACGATTCGTGAAATCGGGGAAACCCCCATCACCACCTTGACCGGTCAGACCATTAAGCTGCGAAATGTCGCCTCTGTCAGCGAGGGCTTCGGACCAGTGGAGATCGAACGAAAAAACAGGGTCAGGGTCACAAAGGTTCAGGCCGGGGTCCAGGGCAAGGTTTTAGGGGACGTGGTACGAGATATTCGAGAACAGATGGCCTCGCTTGACCTGCCTCCCGGCGTTTCCATTGAATGGGGCGGAGAGGTGGAGGAACAACGAAAAGCGTTCCGTGATCTGACCCTTCTTCTCATCCTTGGAATTGCCCTTGTCTACATGGTCATGGCAGGGGAATTCGAAGATTTCGTCGATCCATTCATCATCATGTTTTCGGTTCCCTTCGCCTTCGTCGGAGTGATCTGGGCCTTCGCTGTCACGGCCACTCCGCTCAACCTGATGAGCTTTATCGGGGCGATCATGCTCATGGGCATTGTTGTAAACAACGCCATTGTGCTTGTGGACTATACCAAGCAATTGAGAGCGCGCGGGATGAGCCTAACCGAAGCGGTTGTTACGGGCGGCAAAACACGCCTGAGGCCGGTGCTTATGACGAGTCTCACAACAATATTCGGCATGGTCCCGTTGGCCCTTTCCAGAGGTGAAGGATCGGAAGTATGGAATGCATTGGGCATCACAGTCATCGGGGGGCTGCTGGTCAGTGGCCTTGTGACATTGATTCTGGTACCTCTGGTGTATTCGCTGGTTCATCAAAGAAAGGCAAAATAA
- a CDS encoding DUF4815 domain-containing protein, with protein MKSRPTGFWPAIEAVPGAAAVDAEWKARFGNDYGTAKALLRPNGKLASSYPCKIHRGCGCQHDVIHHGVDEIVGGNPPASNTSGLTMSPAQIEPGNLSIINFGRTDIGDEPVGGSNCSIDYDYYIGRKDIIYATTREIKRLEGAPADWPKLPIVPEGTLGLCSVDCPPNSVDLTVFNFGVTRITMDQIHEIIKDVEDLKYNDAQFQMNNELQNRDAQTKKGVYSDDFSNDAQSDIYHSEWSARIDEVRQFAAPNRAATPQVLDVDSAGSDALFKDSLVLLPGTERVLIEQTDWSEDKNINPYAVFEKPDAAVEVTPNIGRRGQTGVAVVGSNFTPGATGVTVRCDGKVVASDLSGDAVGRVIASFVIPDDVRNGNRVVEMTDGTYSAQANLQVNDPLVITRIERVVVNRTIVQRQTIVQQVPPRIIRVPVVRTVWRWRWVTRRRDPLAQTFSFGENRVISAVGLHFTQKDASIPVTIQIRGVTTGLPNEVILAEKVIAPSEIALGSETKIVFDDPFYAEANTSYAVVLLTNSTNYRVRIATLGRLGQNGVITRQTYTAGVLLESSNAETWTPLNSSDLTMRIYGYDFQSEGEVRFQPITGVQFSDLNLDEYSSIPEGCGIVWEYSTDGGVLWDAIVPAEEERLPNLAAQVLVRAILFSNVPNDSPVLNYKDVNLIGYLNDPTGAYLNRENELTQGVSSTKVYTQMNIPSGTTIDWFASNDGGSTWEPMSIQTTREIDQEWTEYTLTRTFTDPNGNKVRYKAEMTGNNLVYPRIHTLGATLS; from the coding sequence ATGAAGAGTAGACCGACGGGTTTCTGGCCTGCGATCGAGGCCGTTCCCGGTGCGGCGGCGGTGGATGCCGAGTGGAAAGCCCGGTTCGGGAACGATTACGGGACAGCGAAGGCCCTCCTTCGTCCGAACGGCAAACTGGCGTCGTCCTACCCCTGCAAAATCCACCGTGGATGCGGATGCCAGCATGATGTAATACACCACGGCGTGGACGAGATCGTGGGCGGAAATCCGCCCGCATCCAACACGAGCGGCCTGACCATGTCCCCCGCGCAGATCGAACCGGGCAACCTTTCCATCATCAACTTCGGCCGCACCGACATCGGCGACGAGCCGGTGGGCGGTTCCAACTGCAGCATCGACTATGACTACTACATCGGACGCAAGGACATCATCTACGCCACCACCCGCGAGATCAAACGGCTGGAAGGCGCTCCGGCGGACTGGCCGAAGCTGCCCATCGTCCCGGAAGGCACGCTCGGACTGTGCAGCGTCGATTGTCCGCCGAACTCGGTTGACTTGACGGTCTTCAATTTCGGGGTGACCCGCATCACCATGGACCAGATCCACGAGATCATCAAGGACGTCGAGGACTTGAAGTACAACGACGCCCAGTTCCAGATGAACAACGAGCTCCAGAACCGGGACGCCCAGACCAAGAAGGGCGTCTATTCCGATGACTTCTCGAACGACGCCCAGTCCGACATTTACCACAGCGAGTGGAGCGCCCGCATCGATGAGGTACGGCAATTCGCCGCCCCGAACCGAGCGGCCACGCCGCAGGTGCTCGATGTTGACTCCGCCGGGAGTGACGCCCTTTTCAAGGACAGCCTCGTTCTCCTGCCGGGCACGGAGCGCGTACTCATCGAGCAGACCGACTGGTCCGAAGACAAGAACATCAACCCCTACGCCGTGTTCGAGAAACCAGACGCCGCCGTGGAGGTGACGCCGAATATCGGCCGGCGCGGTCAGACAGGCGTGGCTGTGGTCGGTTCCAACTTCACCCCCGGCGCGACCGGTGTGACGGTGCGCTGCGACGGGAAGGTGGTGGCTTCGGATCTCAGCGGCGACGCAGTGGGCAGAGTCATCGCCTCCTTCGTCATTCCCGACGATGTCCGCAACGGCAACCGCGTGGTCGAAATGACCGACGGCACCTACTCGGCGCAAGCCAACCTTCAGGTCAACGATCCCCTGGTCATCACGCGCATCGAAAGGGTCGTGGTCAACCGCACCATCGTGCAGCGTCAGACCATCGTCCAGCAGGTGCCGCCGCGCATCATCCGCGTCCCAGTGGTGCGAACCGTATGGCGCTGGCGTTGGGTGACCCGCCGCCGGGACCCGCTCGCGCAGACTTTCAGCTTCGGGGAGAACCGGGTCATCTCCGCCGTGGGGCTTCACTTCACGCAGAAAGACGCTTCCATCCCCGTAACCATTCAGATCCGCGGCGTCACGACCGGGCTTCCCAACGAGGTCATCCTGGCCGAGAAGGTCATCGCCCCGAGCGAGATCGCCTTAGGTTCCGAGACCAAAATCGTTTTCGACGATCCCTTCTACGCGGAGGCGAACACCAGTTACGCAGTCGTGCTGCTGACCAACAGCACCAATTACCGGGTGCGCATCGCCACGCTGGGCCGCCTGGGACAAAACGGGGTCATCACGCGTCAGACTTACACCGCCGGCGTGTTGCTGGAAAGCTCGAACGCCGAAACCTGGACGCCGCTCAACAGCTCCGATCTCACCATGAGAATCTACGGCTACGACTTCCAGTCCGAAGGCGAGGTCCGCTTCCAGCCCATCACCGGAGTGCAGTTCAGCGATCTGAACCTGGACGAGTATTCGTCCATTCCGGAAGGCTGCGGCATCGTGTGGGAGTATTCCACCGACGGCGGCGTCCTCTGGGACGCCATCGTTCCGGCGGAGGAGGAGCGGCTGCCCAACCTCGCGGCGCAGGTGCTTGTGAGGGCGATCCTCTTCTCCAACGTTCCCAACGACTCTCCTGTGTTGAACTACAAGGACGTCAACCTCATCGGGTATCTCAACGACCCGACGGGCGCGTATTTGAACCGTGAGAACGAACTCACCCAGGGTGTCTCCTCCACCAAGGTCTACACGCAGATGAACATCCCCAGCGGGACCACCATCGATTGGTTCGCCTCCAACGACGGCGGGTCAACCTGGGAACCGATGTCCATCCAGACGACGCGGGAGATCGACCAGGAATGGACCGAATACACGCTCACCAGGACGTTCACCGATCCGAACGGAAACAAGGTCCGCTACAAGGCGGAGATGACCGGCAACAACCTGGTGTATCCGAGGATTCACACCCTCGGTGCGACGTTGAGCTGA
- a CDS encoding amidoligase family protein, whose product MDLRRINFGIEIETVKRTRERVAQAIQSVVGGEVRHVGSPASFDPWEITDNHGRVWKVVADGSLINVPVHLRAEVVSPVLSYEDIPVLQEVVRALRACGAKVDDRCGIHIHVDATAFDGRTLGNLAKIIYKQEPLILNALGVQTRQTETKDTNRRRGGCPHGGRAANPASGVFRERHRGNG is encoded by the coding sequence ATGGACCTACGCCGGATCAACTTCGGAATCGAGATCGAGACGGTCAAACGGACGCGCGAGCGGGTCGCCCAGGCGATCCAGTCGGTGGTGGGCGGCGAGGTCCGCCATGTCGGGAGCCCGGCCAGTTTCGACCCCTGGGAGATCACCGACAACCATGGACGGGTCTGGAAGGTCGTCGCCGACGGCTCGCTCATCAATGTGCCGGTCCATCTGCGGGCCGAGGTGGTGAGCCCCGTCCTGTCTTACGAGGACATCCCCGTCCTCCAGGAAGTCGTCCGGGCACTGCGGGCATGCGGGGCCAAGGTGGACGACCGCTGCGGCATCCATATTCATGTGGACGCCACCGCATTCGACGGCCGCACCCTCGGCAACCTGGCCAAGATCATCTACAAGCAGGAACCGCTCATCCTCAACGCCCTGGGCGTTCAAACGCGGCAGACCGAAACCAAAGACACAAACCGCCGTCGAGGCGGATGTCCCCACGGAGGCCGGGCCGCAAACCCGGCCTCCGGCGTTTTCAGGGAACGGCACCGCGGAAACGGATGA
- a CDS encoding DUF5049 domain-containing protein, producing the protein MRVLIKNTDLAGNPLEGEGEVFTGKTSLEIVRAMKGAALFSDQGSFEDYIDMLLRNTKMLAGIDLMVKGDNPEEKADSLLAALIEHGLAEVLEDDAPVRIPVPALVWQGVDAVRLSGLTNMLDRPEVVRIARKLDFTEAAGWIDAHPKEYAEGVFRGFVVEPDGGKS; encoded by the coding sequence GTGAGAGTGCTGATCAAGAACACCGACCTCGCCGGAAACCCCCTCGAGGGCGAAGGCGAGGTGTTCACCGGGAAGACCTCCCTTGAAATCGTCCGGGCCATGAAAGGGGCGGCCCTGTTTTCCGACCAGGGGAGTTTCGAGGACTACATCGACATGCTCCTGCGCAACACCAAGATGCTCGCGGGCATCGACCTGATGGTCAAAGGCGACAACCCAGAGGAGAAGGCCGACTCCCTCCTTGCCGCCTTGATCGAACATGGCCTGGCTGAAGTCCTCGAAGATGACGCGCCCGTGCGGATACCCGTCCCCGCCCTCGTCTGGCAGGGCGTCGACGCGGTGCGGCTCTCGGGACTCACCAATATGCTCGACCGGCCCGAGGTCGTCCGGATCGCCCGGAAGCTCGACTTTACCGAAGCCGCGGGATGGATCGATGCCCACCCCAAGGAATACGCCGAGGGCGTCTTCCGGGGCTTCGTGGTGGAACCGGACGGAGGGAAGTCCTGA